The following is a genomic window from Elusimicrobiota bacterium.
CGGGAAAGGGTCCAAGGCCCCCGGACCCTGCGCTGGATCCCGAACCTGCGCTGGATTCCGATTCGGGCGCTTTGGGGGCCGGAGGGACCACAAGAACGGGGGGACAAAAACCCTCGCGCACCAGAACAACTGGGACTTTCCCATGAGCCCTCGCCACAATCTGTGGAATCCAGGCCGGCTCACAGGCCAACGCTGCTCGCCGGGCATATTCCCATCATTCATCCCCATATAGAATATGAGGAAATCAGGATCATAGCGGCGCGCATAGAGCAGATAGTAATAGGCGCTGGCGCATATCGAGGCCGTACGCCCCATGTTTATCACCTTGATGGCGCGGTCGGGATAGGCCTTGACCAGCATATCGTATAGCATGGTGGGCGCCGATGCGTTGGCATCCAGCGGGGCGCCCTCGACGCTTGATTCTCCAAAAACGAATATCCGCACCTCTCCGGACGGCTTTCTTTCCGGCAGGCGCAGGCCGCGGGGAAATCTCCGCATGGGCTGTGGGACGACGCCCGTCACAAGAGGCAGAGGATTGAGGTAGATCCCATCCCTCAGCCAGACCGGTCCTTGAGAAGAAACAAAGAGTCTTGCCGCAGACTCAAGAACGGACAAGACGAGCACAAGGCTCGTCAAAAACAACAATGCTCTTTGACCCACTGAAAGCTCCTGGTCTACTTGACGGCCTGGTCTGACAACCGCCGGCTTTTGTCCCGCATCAACCTCCGGGCCAGAGGCGCCAGCGCCTCCGCGATCCAGCGGTGGCCTGCGGCGTTGGGATGTGAGGCATCGGCGTAATAGCTGTCGGGGGCAGGGATGTCCCGCAGCAACTCCCCCAGATCCAAGAAAAGAGCGCCAGTCCGGACCGCGACCCGGCGCATCGCCTCCCGGTATTGCGGCTCGAGCAGCTTCATATGCATGTAAAGCCTACGGAAGGCGGCATCATCCCTTATGCGGCGGGGGTCATGGGGCAGGCAGCTCTCTTCCGTGCAGATCGGCATCGGCGCCAGGAGCACCACATCCGCCTTCTGCAGCTGGGCCATCCGGACCATGTCCGTCAGATTGTCTTCATAGTCCGGCCGGACCGGGACCCGCACCCCATTGTGAGGGCCGTATTCGGGGAAGCGATGGGAGGGCCAGAAGCCGCCGCGCAGATACCGATAGAGGGCGCTGTGGGACAGGAGTCCACGGACTGTCCGCGAGCGGGCACCCGTGACCAGGTCCTTGTCCGGCCGACCAGCGGGGAACCAATCCGCTCCCATGATGGAGATGATGACCAGATCGAACCGATAATCCTTGAGAAGCCTGCGCTCCAACTCCCGCGCCTGGAAAGTGGAATAGCCAGGGACCCCGGCATTGAGAGCTTCCACTGATATCCGCCGCGTTCTGGCCGAGAGGATGTCTTCCAGAACGGAAGGGAAAGTCTCCTCGCCGTTGACCTGCTCTCCCCATACGGGAGAATTCCCCAACGCCAGTATCCAGTAGTGAGCCTTGGTCCTGCGCAGGGGGAACTCATGGCTCCTCAGGCCGAGGGAGTTGGTGCGTACGGTCGTGATCTCCCCTGTCGTCGGTAGCCTCTGTTCAGCGCGGGCATCCGGCTTCGGTTTCCAAAAAAGGAGCGGATCATAGACGTAAAGGCCGTCCTTGCCGCCGCGTCCGCCCCCATACGGCCCTCCCGGAGGATAAGGCTCTCGGGGGAGACTCACCGCTGCCCTGACCAGGAGCTCGGCCGCGGGCAGCACGGCGGCCAGGAGCAGGATCCCCAGGAGCGAAGCTTTCAGCCGCTCATCGCGAGGGATCATCGCTCAGCCATTCTCGATGAGATCTTGGATCTTGAACAAGCGGACCCCATCAGGATACTCTTGAGAAGGCCTCCTCAGCGTCTTTCTCAATTCTCGAAGTATGGCGTCACCGCGTGGATAACCGGCGGCATAACGAGGCTGGACCACGATGAACTCGAAGCCCAGAGCGCGCAACTGCTGCAGTCCGATGCGCATCCGTATCTTGGTGAGCGTGGGAGGCGGCGAAGCGCTCCGCAGGAGCTGGCCGAAAGAGCATAGGGCGTCGGCATAAGCGAGGAAGGGATTGCCATGCAGGAGGCGGAGCTGCGCTTCCGGCCAAAGGATGTCCTTGAAGCCGTACCCCGGGGCATGGAAGATCCTCTTCTCGTGGACGGTCTGGTTGGCCATGAAGTCACATGCCTTATCGAAGGGCAGCTCCACTATCGCGCACTCCTTCTGCCTGCTGAGATAGCGATAGGCCGCCTGCTCCTGGAATGGCGGAATGACATCCATATAGAGGGAATTCGCGCCGTGTTCAGCGCGGGCGTAAGGAAACAGCAAGAGCGTGCAGAGCGCGGCCATGAGGACGGGCCTGCCCCGGGCGGGTATCCTGGCGAATAGATAGTGCGTCAGCGAGGAAAGCAGGACCGCCGCGGAGAGCAAGACCATCGCGAAGCAGTTGATCGGCCACCACAAGCGCGAGAAGAACGGGAGATGGTGGTGGAGGAGGATGAATGGCAGCGGGATGGCGTGCCCATGGATCAGGAGATAGGGCCCCAAAGAAAGAATCATGAAGCATGCCGCGCATAGCGCAAAGAAGAGATTGTCCTTGGAGAAGACCGCCGGCAGCATCGCTGCTGAAGCCAGGATCAGGCATCGCCAGAGAAAGCTGGCGGGCAGGAGGTGGAGGGAGCTGAACCGTGTCATATTGAGAAAGTCCGCCGGCGTCCCGTATCCGACGGGACGGCCCCCCTTTATCAAGACCGGATAGGCGAACAGGAGGAGCATGAGGACCCCATAGAGCAGCAGGACTCGGGCGGAGTCCCATGCCCAAGGGCCGTTCCTCTTCTCCGAGATGAGGCCGTACAGCAGGAACATGGCGAAAAAGATGAGCAGGAATGTGCTGTAGTACCAATAGAGGAGCGAATTCAGGAACAGGGCCAGGGCGGCGAGGATGATATCCCTTCCGCTGCCTGAACCCTTCACCTTGAACAAGCAATAGACGCACAGGGGGATGCCAAAAAGACATGCGGTCTGGATCCTCCCGGACTTGAGGTGGTAAAAGACAAAAGGATTGATCGAGAAGAACAGCCCGCCCAAGAATGATGAAAAGGCGTCCTTGGTCAGATACTCCATGAGCGCGAAGGCGGAAAGGGCGTTGAGAAGGAATATGATGGCCAGAAGGATGTTGTGGCGAGCCGGCAGTTCGAAGAATATCTGCAGGGGGACGGAACAGATCTCCACAAGAGGGAATCCGAGGTCCAGCACCACGTTTTTTCCCGTGGGATAGGCGAGGAGCGTGGAGATGGGGAATGAATGATAGTCAAGAGCCGAGACACACTTCTTGACGGCCCATTGATACCATAAGAATCCATTGAGATCGATAGACCAGCCTCCGGCTAGCAGAGCGCTGTTATTGACACAGGGAAGGAATAGCCAGACGATGACCAGAAGATAGCCGGCTGCGGCGCTCGCGAAAATGGTCCATCCTCTTGGATTCATGGGAGGACGCGCATAAGAGACGGCGCATTATAAACAATATTTCGCAAAAGACGCCACCCGTTCCTTGAGAACAGTTTGCCTAAGATGAATCCCGGGCGCAGATAAAAATCCCTGTACGCCTGCCCTCGGATGCCGCATAACGCTTCGGCCGTGTACTCGGCGGTGGTGAAAAAGGGAGCTGGAGCATCGGTCCTCCCCAAGACGTAATCTCTCCAGTAGTCGCCGGCCAGATCGCCGCACAGAGCGGTGCCGGGGTTGGGGATCGTTATGGTGAAGCTGGCCCAGTCCAGGTCCAACTCCCTGGATAGAGCCAACGTCTGCCGTATGGTCTCCAGAGTCTCTCCCGGGTAGGCGAGCATGAAATATCCCCTGGTCTCGAATCCCAGCCTGCGCGCGGCTTGGAACGCTTTCTTCACCTGCGCGAGAGTGATCCCCTTTCGCATGGCGTCCAGGATCTCCTGGGCGCCGGACTCGACTCCCATGTGCAGTCCGCGGCAGCCGGCCTGGCGCAATGCCGCCAGCATATCCTCATCCACGGTGTCGACCCGCGTCCGGATGTTCCAGCGGAAGCGCAGCCCGCGGGAGCCGATCTCGCGGCAGATGTCCAGCACCCGCTGGCGGTCGACGGTGAACGTCTCATCGAAAACGATGATCTCTCGGGCGGCGTAGCGGCGGACATAGAGCTCCATCTCATCGACCACGTTGCCCGCGCTGCGCATCCGGAAGGGCTGGTCGGAATGGATCTGCGCGCAGAACTTGCAGGCGAACGGACAGCCGCGGCTGGTGACCATGGAGAAGAAGGGATGGTCCACATTCAAGGCCCGGTAGGCGCGGCGCGGCAGAAGGTCGACCGCTGGGAAGGGCGCGGCGTCAAGATCCTGGATCGCGGCCGCGGGGCGCGTGACGATCTTGCCGTCCTTCCTGAAGACCGCGCCCTCGACGCTGCCGAGGTCCTGCTGGGAAGCGATGGCCTGCAGGGCCTGGACCACGGCCGTCTCGCCTTCCCCGCGTATGCCGAAATCGATGTCATCGCAAGCCAGCGATTCTTCCGGATAGGCGCCCAGTTGCGGGCCGCCTGCGCCGACCAGGCATGAAGGATGCGCGGCCTTCACCAGCCGCGCCGCTTTCACGATGTTCGGCCAGACCAAAGTGGCGGCCGTGAACAGGACGACATCGGCCGGGTTGGAGAGCACGAAGGCGTGGAACTGCTCCCAGGACAGCCCGAGGGCGTGGGCATCCAGGACGCGGATATCGCGGAAGCCGGCCTGCCGGAGAGCCGCCGCGATATAGGCCAAGCCCAGCGGGGGATAGATCCCGGTGCTGTTCGTCTCCCGCGCGGGCAGCCCTAGGCGCTCATTGCATCGTATGAGCAGGATGTTCAGCATGCGGCGGCTCCTTGGTCCGTGCGGTCATGGGAACGGTGTAGACGATGATGGCGTCAGCCTGGTAATCGACTGGCTTGCCGCATAGTCGCTCAAGCCATTCCTTATCCCTGAGAAAAGCGCTGTCCCCTCTTGGCGACTGCTCGGGCCCGTAGCGACGGGGGCCGCCCTGCCGGGGCGGCCCGCCGCCGGGGGGGCCAGGCCGAGCCGCCAGCCCCATCGGCCCGACCAGATCCCGGTGGATGATGATGTAGCGGACATCCCACTCGGCCAATCGCGCGATGAAGTCGCGCTTCATGCTCATGCTCTCCGCCGCCGCGGGGAAAGGGACGGCGATATCGCCGCCGCCGTGCGGATTCATCATCTTGCGGCCGCTGATCGTGCTGTAGAAGGAATAGAGTTGGCCGGGCGGCTTCTCCAACGGCAGGTTCAGCAGCGCGCCGCCCGGGGTCTTGCGCAGGTCCGTGAAGAAATGCGGGATGCGCGGCTCACAGACCCTTAATGGGAACAGGCCGGGGAACCGGATGTGCAGCTCCGTCAGGTAGACCGCCAGGAAGCAAAGGATCAGCGCCGCGCGCTTGGCCCTTCCGCGATCCTTGGTCAGTTCGGCGAGGGCTGTCCCCCCGAGTAAAGCCAGGCAGAGCGCGGCGATGGGAAGGGCTCGTACAGGGCCCAGCAATCCTTCTCCATAGGTGGCGGGGGTCAATTCGTACAGGAAATAGTGCGGCAGGATGACCCTGCGGCCCAGGATGTGCACGATGCCAAGGTCGTTGAAAAGATAAGGACCGGAAGCCAGGACGATGAACAAGACCGCGCAGACGAAGAAAAAACGGGTCAACCCCTTGCCCCTCATCGCGGCGAAGGCCGCGGCGATGCAGAGGCTGATGGATAAGCCCATGCTCAGATCGGTCGGCGGGGGGAGATGGAAGCCGAAGGGATGGAGCAGGTCGAATGTCACCGTGCGGATGAGATGCGGCGGAAGGCCGTGGAAGAATCGATAGTCTCCCTGTGGCCCGCTCAATCCCAACATATGGTCGATGCCGATGCTGCATGCCAAAAAGGACCCTATGAGCAATGCCCCCTGACCGGGGAAGGTCCAGGCCGGCTTTTTCTGGACCAGGTCATAGATCATGAGCGCGACGGTGAAGAGCAGGGCGTAATAGGCATAGACCGGATAGTTCAGCATCATCAACTGCAGGAAAAGCAGAGCGAGGAGGAAATCGCCGCGCCCAGCGCCGCGCCTCAGCCGAAGCAGGAAGACGACGTAGAGGGGGAGCCAGAACTGCGTGACCTTCTGCAGGGAGCCGATGGTCGCTTTGACGAGGGTGTAGGAGTTCAGCATGAACAGGATGCCGGAAGCGAACGAGACGGCCCGGGATGCGAAGAACTCCCGAGCCAGGAGATACATCGCGAAGCCGTTGAGCGCCAGGAAGATCATCATCGCGAGGTTGTGCGTCCCGAACGGCGGCGGGGCGAAGCGGAGCAGGGAAGCGAGATAGAGATGCAGGGAGTGGCGTTCGCGGGAGTTGAAGGTCTGGCCGAAAGGGAAACTGGTCCGATCCGTGGTGAACCAGCGGATATAATGGCCGTCGCGCATGCTGGCGGAGATGGTCTCGATGAAGAAGATGTCGGCCTGCAGGTTGGGATGGGCCGGGATCCCGATCGCGCGGTCGCCCAGGTGACGGATCGCCGGGAATGTGATGGCGCACGAAACGAGGAGGAACCCCAGGAGGGGGACGAACGCGCGCGCCCAACCGGCCCGCGGAATCACGCGCGGACCTCGTGTGCCCGCGCGACCCTGGGGACGGTGTAAACGACGATCCGGTCATCCCCATAGTCGACCGGCGGCCCGCAGAATCTCTCGAGCCAGCCTGCGTCTCTCAGAAAAGCGCTGTCCCCCTGCTGGTTGAGGACGTCGCGGTGGATGATGATGTAGCGGACATCCCACTGCGCCAATCTCGCGATGAACCTCCGCTTCAGGCTCAAGCTGTCCGCCGCCGCCGGGAACGGGACGGCGATACGGTCGCTGCGGTAGGCGTTCATCATCTTGTGCCCGCTGACCGCGCTGTAGAACATGTAGAGGTGCCCGGGCTTGATGAGCGGCAGGTTCAACAGCGCGCCGCCGGGCGTTTTGCGCAGGTCCATGAAGAAATGCGGGATGCGCGGCTCGTTGACCCGCAATGGGAACAGGTGGGGGAACCGGACGTGGAGTTCCGCCAGGTAGACCGCCAGGAAGCACAGGACCAGCGCCGTCCGCTTGGCCCTGCCGCAACCCTTGGTCAGCTCGGCGAGGGCGGTCCCCCCGAGCAGGGCCAGGCAGACCGCGGCGATGGGAAGGGCTCGCAGCGGGGCAAGCAGTCCTTCTCCATAGGTGAAGGGGGTCAGCCGGTACAGGACATAGTACGGCAGGATGACCCTGCGGCCCAGGATGCGCACGCAGTCCAGGCCGCGGAAGACGTACGGGCCGGAAGCCACGACGACGAACAGGACCGCGCAGGCGAAGAAGAAACGGGTCAACCCCTTCCCCCTCGCCGCGGCCCAGACCGCGGCGGCGCAGAGGCTGATGGATAAGCCCATGCTCAGATCGGTCGGCGGGGCGAGATGGAAGCCGAAGGGGTGGAGCAGGTCGAACGTCGCCGCGAGATTGAGAAGCGGAGGATTGCCGTGGAAGAACCGGAAGCCGGACCGCGGTCCGCCCAATCCCAGCAGGCGGTCGACGCATAAGCTGCAGGCGAAGAAGAGCCCCATGAGCAACGCCCCCCGGCCGGCGAAGGCCGAGAAGGCCCGCTTCTCGATGAGGTCGTAGGCCATGAGCGCGACGGTGAAGAGCAGGGCGTAATACGCGTAGAGCGGGTAGCTCAGCATCATCAGC
Proteins encoded in this region:
- a CDS encoding radical SAM protein gives rise to the protein MLNILLIRCNERLGLPARETNSTGIYPPLGLAYIAAALRQAGFRDIRVLDAHALGLSWEQFHAFVLSNPADVVLFTAATLVWPNIVKAARLVKAAHPSCLVGAGGPQLGAYPEESLACDDIDFGIRGEGETAVVQALQAIASQQDLGSVEGAVFRKDGKIVTRPAAAIQDLDAAPFPAVDLLPRRAYRALNVDHPFFSMVTSRGCPFACKFCAQIHSDQPFRMRSAGNVVDEMELYVRRYAAREIIVFDETFTVDRQRVLDICREIGSRGLRFRWNIRTRVDTVDEDMLAALRQAGCRGLHMGVESGAQEILDAMRKGITLAQVKKAFQAARRLGFETRGYFMLAYPGETLETIRQTLALSRELDLDWASFTITIPNPGTALCGDLAGDYWRDYVLGRTDAPAPFFTTAEYTAEALCGIRGQAYRDFYLRPGFILGKLFSRNGWRLLRNIVYNAPSLMRVLP
- a CDS encoding GDSL-type esterase/lipase family protein, whose amino-acid sequence is MIPRDERLKASLLGILLLAAVLPAAELLVRAAVSLPREPYPPGGPYGGGRGGKDGLYVYDPLLFWKPKPDARAEQRLPTTGEITTVRTNSLGLRSHEFPLRRTKAHYWILALGNSPVWGEQVNGEETFPSVLEDILSARTRRISVEALNAGVPGYSTFQARELERRLLKDYRFDLVIISIMGADWFPAGRPDKDLVTGARSRTVRGLLSHSALYRYLRGGFWPSHRFPEYGPHNGVRVPVRPDYEDNLTDMVRMAQLQKADVVLLAPMPICTEESCLPHDPRRIRDDAAFRRLYMHMKLLEPQYREAMRRVAVRTGALFLDLGELLRDIPAPDSYYADASHPNAAGHRWIAEALAPLARRLMRDKSRRLSDQAVK